A single region of the Pseudomonas granadensis genome encodes:
- a CDS encoding YceI family protein — protein MLKKTLAALAIGSAVLSANVMAADYVVDKEGQHAFVDFKISHLGYSFITGTFKDIDGKFSFDAAKPEDSKIEFNVNTASVFTNHAERDKHIASADFLNASKFGKATFVSTSVKSTGANTADVTGDLTLLGVTKPVVVKATFLGEGKDPWGGYRAGFEGTTTIKRSDFGKQKDLGPKSDAVELYVSFEGVKAK, from the coding sequence ATGTTGAAAAAGACTCTGGCCGCTCTGGCAATCGGTTCTGCCGTGCTGTCCGCCAACGTAATGGCCGCTGACTACGTCGTCGACAAAGAAGGCCAGCACGCCTTCGTTGATTTCAAGATCAGCCACCTGGGCTACAGCTTCATCACCGGTACTTTCAAGGACATCGACGGCAAGTTCAGCTTCGACGCTGCCAAGCCTGAAGACAGCAAGATCGAATTCAACGTCAACACCGCCAGCGTGTTCACCAACCACGCCGAACGCGACAAGCACATCGCCAGCGCTGACTTCCTCAACGCCAGCAAATTCGGCAAGGCCACCTTCGTTTCCACCAGCGTCAAATCCACCGGTGCCAACACCGCTGACGTGACCGGTGACCTGACCCTGCTGGGCGTGACCAAGCCTGTCGTCGTGAAAGCGACCTTCCTGGGCGAAGGCAAGGATCCATGGGGCGGCTACCGTGCCGGCTTCGAAGGCACCACCACCATCAAGCGTTCCGATTTCGGCAAGCAGAAAGACCTCGGGCCGAAGTCCGATGCGGTCGAGCTGTATGTTTCGTTTGAAGGTGTGAAAGCGAAGTAA
- a CDS encoding acyl-CoA thioesterase → MNFHTRKWVKPEDLNPNGTLFGGSLLRWIDEEAAIYAIVQLGNQRVVTKYISEINFVSASRQGDIIELGITATEFGRTSITLTCEVRNKITRKSILTVEKMVFVNLGEDGLPAPHGRTEIRYVKDQFKDDEAVQ, encoded by the coding sequence ATGAATTTTCACACCCGCAAATGGGTAAAACCCGAAGATCTCAACCCCAACGGCACCCTGTTCGGCGGCAGCCTGCTGCGCTGGATCGACGAAGAAGCGGCGATCTACGCGATCGTCCAGTTGGGCAACCAGCGCGTGGTGACCAAATACATTTCCGAGATCAACTTCGTCAGCGCCTCGCGCCAGGGCGACATCATCGAACTGGGCATTACCGCCACCGAGTTCGGCCGCACCTCGATCACCCTGACGTGCGAAGTGCGCAACAAGATCACCCGCAAGAGCATTCTGACCGTTGAGAAAATGGTCTTTGTGAATCTGGGTGAAGACGGCTTGCCGGCGCCGCACGGGCGGACCGAGATCCGGTATGTGAAAGATCAGTTCAAGGATGACGAGGCCGTTCAATAA
- a CDS encoding cytochrome b — translation MQLRNSSSRYGWVSIFMHWGVALVVFGLFALGLWMVGLDYYSTWRKDAPDLHKSIGLVLLGVMVLRVLWRFISPPPSTLQSYSRMTRLGAKFGHGFLYLALFAVMIAGYLISTADGVGIPVFGLFEVPALLSGLPDQADTAGVIHLWLAWALVIFSGLHALAALKHHFIDRDATLTRMLGRKA, via the coding sequence ATGCAGCTACGTAACTCTTCTTCGCGCTATGGTTGGGTCAGCATCTTTATGCACTGGGGCGTGGCGCTGGTGGTCTTCGGGCTGTTTGCGCTGGGGCTGTGGATGGTCGGGCTGGATTACTACAGCACTTGGCGCAAAGACGCGCCGGACCTGCACAAGAGTATTGGTCTGGTGCTGCTGGGTGTGATGGTGTTGCGCGTGCTGTGGCGCTTTATCAGTCCACCACCGTCGACGCTGCAAAGCTACAGCCGCATGACCCGCCTCGGCGCAAAATTCGGCCACGGGTTTCTGTATCTGGCGCTGTTCGCTGTGATGATTGCCGGTTACCTGATTTCCACCGCAGACGGTGTCGGGATCCCGGTGTTTGGCCTGTTTGAAGTTCCTGCACTGCTCTCCGGACTACCGGATCAGGCAGATACCGCTGGGGTGATTCATCTCTGGCTGGCGTGGGCGCTGGTAATTTTTTCCGGCCTTCATGCGTTGGCAGCATTGAAGCACCACTTTATCGATCGTGATGCGACCCTTACCCGAATGCTCGGTCGCAAAGCCTGA
- the ahcY gene encoding adenosylhomocysteinase → MSAVITPADFTDYKVADMSLAAWGRRETIIAESEMPALMGLRRKYASEQPLKGAKILGCIHMTIQTAVLIETLVALGAEVRWSSCNIFSTQDQAAAAIAAAGIPVFAWKGETEEEYEWCLEQTILKDGQPWDANMILDDGGDLTELLHKKYPQVLDRVHGVTEETTTGVHRLLDMLAKGELKIPAINVNDSVTKSKNDNKYGCRHSLNDAIKRGTDHLLSGKQALVIGYGDVGKGSAQSLRQEGMIVKVSEVDPICAMQACMDGFELVSPFIDGINDGSEASIDKALLGKIDLIVTTTGNVNVCDANMLKALKKRAVVCNIGHFDNEIDTAFMRKNWAWEEVKPQVHKVHRTGTGSFDPQNDDYLILLAEGRLVNLGNATGHPSRIMDGSFANQVLAQIFLFGQKYADLSPAQKAERLTVEVLPKKLDEEVALEMVRGFGGVVTQLTKQQADYIGVTVEGPFKPHAYRY, encoded by the coding sequence ATGAGCGCTGTTATCACGCCTGCAGATTTTACCGATTACAAAGTCGCCGACATGTCCCTGGCCGCCTGGGGCCGTCGCGAAACCATCATCGCCGAGTCGGAAATGCCGGCCCTGATGGGTCTGCGTCGCAAGTACGCCAGCGAGCAGCCGCTCAAAGGCGCGAAGATCCTTGGCTGCATCCACATGACCATCCAGACCGCCGTGCTGATCGAAACCCTGGTTGCCCTGGGTGCCGAAGTTCGCTGGTCGTCGTGCAACATTTTCTCCACTCAGGACCAGGCCGCTGCCGCTATCGCTGCTGCCGGTATCCCGGTATTCGCCTGGAAAGGCGAAACCGAAGAAGAGTACGAGTGGTGTCTGGAGCAGACCATCCTCAAGGATGGCCAGCCATGGGACGCCAACATGATCCTCGACGACGGCGGCGACCTGACCGAGCTGCTGCACAAGAAGTACCCGCAGGTGCTGGACCGCGTTCACGGCGTGACCGAAGAAACCACCACCGGTGTACACCGTCTGCTGGACATGCTGGCCAAGGGCGAGCTGAAAATCCCGGCCATCAACGTCAACGACTCGGTGACCAAATCCAAGAACGACAACAAGTACGGCTGCCGTCACAGCCTCAACGATGCGATCAAGCGTGGTACCGACCACCTGCTGTCCGGCAAGCAAGCGCTGGTCATCGGTTACGGTGACGTGGGCAAGGGTTCGGCCCAGTCCCTGCGTCAGGAAGGCATGATCGTCAAAGTCTCCGAAGTCGACCCGATCTGCGCCATGCAAGCGTGCATGGATGGTTTCGAGCTGGTATCGCCGTTCATCGACGGTATCAACGACGGTTCCGAAGCGAGCATCGACAAAGCGCTGCTGGGCAAGATCGACCTGATCGTGACCACCACCGGTAACGTCAATGTTTGCGACGCGAACATGCTCAAGGCCCTGAAGAAGCGCGCCGTGGTCTGCAACATCGGTCACTTCGACAATGAAATCGACACCGCTTTCATGCGCAAGAACTGGGCATGGGAAGAAGTGAAGCCACAGGTGCACAAGGTTCACCGCACCGGTACCGGCAGCTTCGACCCACAGAACGACGATTACCTGATCCTGCTGGCCGAAGGCCGTCTGGTGAACCTGGGCAACGCCACCGGTCACCCGAGCCGCATCATGGACGGTTCGTTCGCCAACCAGGTTCTGGCGCAGATCTTCCTGTTCGGCCAGAAGTACGCCGACCTGTCGCCAGCGCAGAAAGCCGAGCGTCTGACCGTGGAAGTACTGCCGAAGAAACTCGACGAAGAAGTGGCTCTGGAAATGGTCCGCGGCTTCGGCGGCGTGGTCACCCAACTGACCAAGCAACAGGCTGACTACATCGGCGTCACCGTCGAAGGCCCGTTCAAGCCGCATGCCTACCGCTACTAA
- a CDS encoding cation:proton antiporter has protein sequence MLELVAAFICLTTLLTFVNFRFIGLPPTIGVMVTALLFSLILQGLSVLGFPGLEDRVQQLIGQIDFGDLLMNWMLSFLLFAGALHVNLNDLRSYRWPIGLLATFGVLIATAVIGSLAYYIFALFGWHVSFLYCLLFGALISPTDPIAVLGVLRTANASKPLKTTIVGESLFNDGTAVVVFTVLLGIAQLGETPTISATAMLFAHEALGGVLFGGLIGYLVYRMIKSVEQHQITVMLTLALVIGGSAMSTELHVSAPIAMVVAGLIIGNLGRNLAMNDMTRRYLDGFWELLDDMLNALLFALIGMELLLLPFNWLHMAAAGLLAVAILLSRLLTVAPAILLLRRWRSVPAGTIRILTWGGLRGGVSVALALALPLGPERDLLLSITYIVVLSSILLQGLSIGKLVKHATRNEPATVPEPAHH, from the coding sequence ATGCTTGAACTTGTCGCCGCTTTCATCTGTTTGACCACCCTTCTCACCTTCGTCAACTTCCGCTTCATCGGCCTGCCGCCGACCATCGGCGTGATGGTCACTGCCTTGCTGTTCTCGCTGATCCTGCAAGGCCTCAGCGTGCTCGGCTTCCCCGGCCTCGAAGACCGTGTGCAGCAACTGATCGGCCAGATCGACTTTGGCGATTTGTTGATGAACTGGATGCTGTCGTTCCTGCTGTTCGCCGGCGCCCTTCACGTCAACCTTAATGACCTGCGCAGCTACCGCTGGCCCATCGGCCTGCTGGCGACGTTTGGTGTATTGATTGCCACTGCAGTGATCGGCAGCCTCGCCTATTACATTTTTGCCCTGTTCGGCTGGCACGTGAGTTTCCTCTACTGCCTGTTGTTCGGCGCGCTGATCTCGCCCACCGACCCGATTGCAGTGCTCGGCGTATTGCGTACCGCCAATGCCTCGAAACCACTGAAAACCACCATCGTCGGTGAGTCGCTGTTCAACGACGGCACCGCGGTCGTGGTGTTCACTGTGCTGCTGGGCATCGCGCAACTGGGCGAGACCCCGACCATCAGCGCCACGGCGATGCTGTTTGCGCACGAGGCGCTGGGCGGTGTGCTGTTTGGCGGACTGATCGGTTACCTGGTCTATCGCATGATCAAAAGCGTCGAGCAGCATCAGATCACCGTGATGCTGACCCTGGCGCTGGTGATTGGCGGTTCGGCGATGTCCACCGAATTGCATGTCTCGGCGCCGATCGCGATGGTGGTTGCCGGGCTGATCATCGGCAACCTGGGCCGTAACCTGGCGATGAACGACATGACCCGCCGCTACCTCGACGGATTCTGGGAATTGCTCGATGACATGCTCAATGCGCTGCTGTTTGCGCTGATCGGCATGGAGTTGTTGCTGCTGCCGTTCAACTGGCTGCACATGGCCGCAGCAGGTTTGCTCGCGGTGGCGATTCTGCTGTCGCGCCTGCTCACCGTGGCCCCGGCGATTCTGTTGCTGCGGCGCTGGCGCTCAGTGCCGGCCGGCACTATCCGCATCCTGACGTGGGGCGGTTTGCGCGGTGGCGTCTCGGTAGCCCTGGCGCTGGCCCTGCCGCTGGGCCCGGAGCGCGATCTGCTGCTGAGCATCACCTACATCGTGGTGCTCTCATCGATCCTTCTCCAGGGCCTGAGCATCGGCAAACTGGTCAAGCATGCAACACGTAACGAGCCGGCCACCGTGCCTGAGCCAGCGCACCACTGA
- the metF gene encoding methylenetetrahydrofolate reductase [NAD(P)H]: MSQDRRYSFEFFPTKTDAGHEKLLATARQLATYNPDFFSCTYGAGGSTRDRTLNTVLQLESEVKVPAAPHLSCVGDSKDDLRGLLNEYKAAGIKRIVALRGDLPSGMGMTSGELRHANELVEFIREETGDHFHIEVAAYPEMHPQARNYEDDLANFVRKARAGADSAITQYFFNADSYFYFVERLQAQGVDLPIVPGIMPITNYSKLARFSDACGAEIPRWIRKQLEAYGDDTQSIQRFGEQVVSEMCERLLQGGAPGLHFYSMNQAEPSLAIWNNLKLPR, from the coding sequence ATGTCCCAAGACCGTCGCTACAGCTTCGAGTTCTTCCCGACCAAGACCGATGCTGGGCATGAAAAACTGCTCGCCACTGCCCGTCAGTTGGCCACTTACAACCCCGACTTCTTTTCCTGCACCTACGGCGCGGGTGGTTCGACCCGTGACCGCACGCTCAACACCGTGCTGCAGCTGGAAAGCGAAGTCAAAGTACCGGCCGCACCGCACCTGTCATGCGTCGGCGACAGCAAGGACGACCTGCGCGGCTTGCTGAACGAGTACAAGGCTGCCGGCATCAAGCGCATCGTCGCCCTGCGCGGCGATTTGCCGTCCGGCATGGGCATGACCAGCGGTGAGCTGCGTCACGCCAATGAACTGGTCGAATTCATTCGTGAAGAGACCGGCGACCACTTCCACATCGAAGTGGCCGCCTACCCGGAGATGCATCCGCAGGCGCGCAACTACGAAGACGATCTCGCCAACTTTGTGCGCAAGGCCCGTGCCGGTGCCGACAGCGCGATCACCCAGTACTTCTTCAACGCCGACAGCTACTTCTACTTCGTCGAGCGTTTGCAGGCACAGGGTGTGGATCTGCCGATCGTGCCGGGGATCATGCCGATCACCAACTACAGCAAACTCGCGCGCTTCTCCGATGCCTGCGGTGCGGAAATTCCGCGCTGGATCCGCAAGCAACTGGAAGCCTACGGCGATGACACGCAAAGCATTCAGCGCTTTGGCGAGCAAGTCGTCAGCGAGATGTGCGAGCGCCTGTTACAGGGCGGCGCGCCGGGGCTGCACTTCTATTCCATGAACCAGGCCGAGCCTAGCCTGGCAATCTGGAACAACCTGAAATTACCGCGCTGA
- a CDS encoding formate/nitrite transporter family protein, whose product MTTPTSDKTPDLSAKEQHEVEKSQPPRAAVLHEIIRTQGDQELERSIAALWWSALAAGLTMGLSLMGMGLLNSRLPDGDEFKVIASFGYCAGFLAVILARQQLFTENTLTAVLPVMTKPTLLNFARLIRLWSVVLIGNLCGTILVAYVMLELPIFDSKTDVAFLEIGRKVMEHSASQMFAKGIVSGWMIATMVWMIPSMESAKMWIIILITYFMALGDFTHIVVGSAEVSYLVFAGELPWSDFWMVFAGPTLAGNIIGGSFIFALISHAQIRSESGVPKEPADQAKKTDPQSSRK is encoded by the coding sequence ATGACCACGCCCACCAGCGACAAAACTCCCGACCTCTCGGCCAAAGAGCAGCACGAAGTCGAGAAAAGCCAGCCGCCCCGCGCGGCCGTCCTGCATGAAATCATCCGCACCCAAGGCGATCAGGAACTGGAACGCAGCATTGCCGCGCTCTGGTGGTCGGCGCTGGCGGCCGGGTTGACGATGGGGTTGTCGCTGATGGGCATGGGCCTGCTCAACTCGCGTCTGCCCGACGGTGACGAGTTCAAGGTGATCGCCAGCTTCGGTTATTGCGCAGGTTTTCTCGCGGTGATTCTGGCGCGCCAGCAACTATTCACCGAAAACACCCTGACCGCGGTGTTGCCGGTGATGACCAAGCCAACCCTGCTGAATTTTGCCCGACTGATCCGCCTGTGGAGCGTGGTGCTGATCGGCAACCTGTGCGGCACGATTCTGGTGGCCTATGTGATGCTTGAGCTGCCGATTTTCGACAGCAAGACCGACGTCGCTTTCCTCGAAATCGGTCGCAAGGTCATGGAACACAGTGCCAGTCAGATGTTCGCCAAAGGCATCGTCTCCGGCTGGATGATCGCCACCATGGTCTGGATGATCCCGTCCATGGAGAGCGCGAAGATGTGGATCATTATCCTCATTACCTACTTCATGGCACTGGGCGACTTCACCCACATCGTCGTCGGTTCGGCGGAGGTTTCGTACTTGGTTTTTGCCGGCGAACTGCCGTGGAGCGATTTCTGGATGGTATTTGCCGGTCCGACACTGGCGGGGAATATCATCGGCGGCAGCTTCATCTTTGCGCTGATCAGCCATGCGCAGATCCGCAGCGAGAGCGGGGTGCCGAAGGAACCTGCGGATCAGGCGAAGAAAACCGATCCGCAGTCCTCCCGGAAATGA
- a CDS encoding substrate-binding periplasmic protein, with protein MPLITQLFAVLVFACLSFAARGEKLRIVTEPWAPYVYEDGGKNLGLDYETTAIVFQRLGIEVEWQFLPWKRCLSMLETGQADGALDIFHSAERDSTLLYPSEPLSDVEFVMFYANDRPHPFNRLEELKGLTIGTSPGYLYSEDFSQSQLFTREPAPTHEANFGKLVRGRIDLLITDRRVGQHLLDELNIRSLITENPTVISRQSQFLAVRRNAGMDLLVQRFGAELKRFKREPAYAELSARYGAAPVGRVLLNSATASGKTVEQQESGAR; from the coding sequence ATGCCTTTGATCACACAGTTGTTCGCCGTGCTGGTATTTGCTTGCCTGAGCTTCGCTGCTCGGGGCGAGAAGTTGCGTATTGTCACCGAGCCGTGGGCGCCGTACGTGTATGAAGACGGCGGCAAGAACCTCGGCCTCGACTATGAAACTACGGCCATCGTGTTCCAGCGTCTGGGCATCGAAGTCGAATGGCAGTTCCTGCCGTGGAAACGCTGCCTGTCGATGCTGGAAACCGGTCAGGCTGACGGCGCGCTGGATATTTTTCACAGCGCCGAGCGTGACAGCACCCTGCTCTATCCGAGCGAGCCATTGTCGGACGTCGAGTTCGTGATGTTCTACGCCAATGACCGGCCGCACCCGTTCAATCGTCTCGAAGAACTCAAGGGCCTGACCATCGGCACCTCGCCCGGCTATTTATACAGCGAAGATTTCAGCCAGTCGCAGCTGTTTACCCGGGAACCGGCACCGACCCATGAAGCCAACTTTGGCAAACTGGTGCGTGGGCGCATAGACCTGCTGATTACCGATCGCCGCGTCGGTCAGCATTTGCTCGATGAATTGAATATACGCAGCCTGATCACCGAAAATCCCACGGTTATTAGTCGCCAGAGCCAGTTTTTGGCCGTCCGGCGCAATGCCGGCATGGATTTGCTGGTGCAGCGATTCGGTGCCGAGCTCAAGCGTTTCAAGCGCGAACCAGCCTACGCCGAGCTGAGCGCGCGCTATGGTGCCGCGCCCGTTGGCAGGGTTTTGTTGAACTCGGCAACGGCCAGCGGTAAAACCGTTGAGCAGCAGGAAAGCGGCGCGCGGTGA
- a CDS encoding DEAD/DEAH box helicase, whose product MSFASLGLSEALVRAIEDAGYTEPTPVQQRAIPAVLQGRDLMVAAQTGTGKTGGFALPILERLFPNGHPDKSQRHGPRQPRVLVLTPTRELAAQVHESFKIYARDLKFVSACIFGGVGMNPQVQAMSRGVDVLVACPGRLLDLCGQGSVDLSHVEILVLDEADRMLDMGFVHDVKKVLARLPSKRQNLLFSATFSKDITDLAGKLLHNPERIEVTPPNTTVERIEQRVFRLPASHKRALLAHLITAGAWEQVLVFTRTKHGANRLAEYLDKHGLPAVAIHGNKSQNARTKALADFKAGEVRILVATDIAARGLDIDQLPHVVNFELPNVDEDYVHRIGRTGRAGRSGEAISLVAPDEEKLLKSIERMTKQKIADGDLMGFDSSTIEAEKPEARERPDMRNPRNPRGPRGDGPNGGGGGGGRKDKGKDKGKEKPAGERGERPARQQKPREGTPSREQRPSQPPRAAADRAPDEFLDDEIDNFGNRVDYVPKAAPAGGRGRRPGAPAQGAGAGAPRGGQSQGRQNGPRNSNGSSTGTPPAKRSGPRNGAPRDGQGRRDESSSSSRNRRPARDDQPRSEPAVQNPRSTGPKIMHKESKADRFPTPEQLDQLPSRPRGEKPALLTRNR is encoded by the coding sequence ATGTCCTTTGCTTCCCTCGGTCTCTCCGAGGCTTTAGTCCGCGCCATCGAAGATGCGGGCTATACCGAGCCTACTCCGGTGCAACAGCGGGCCATTCCCGCCGTGTTGCAAGGTCGCGACCTGATGGTTGCGGCACAGACAGGTACCGGTAAAACCGGCGGTTTCGCCCTTCCGATCCTGGAGCGGTTGTTTCCCAACGGTCACCCGGACAAATCCCAGCGTCATGGCCCGCGCCAACCGCGCGTCCTGGTCCTGACCCCGACCCGCGAACTCGCGGCCCAGGTTCACGAGAGCTTCAAGATCTACGCCCGTGACCTGAAATTCGTCAGCGCCTGCATCTTCGGCGGCGTCGGCATGAACCCGCAGGTTCAGGCCATGTCCCGCGGTGTCGACGTGCTCGTCGCCTGCCCGGGTCGTCTGCTCGACCTCTGCGGCCAGGGCAGCGTTGATCTGTCCCACGTTGAAATCCTCGTCCTTGACGAAGCCGACCGCATGCTCGACATGGGTTTTGTGCACGACGTGAAGAAAGTCCTCGCGCGCCTGCCGTCCAAGCGTCAGAACCTGCTGTTCTCGGCGACCTTCTCCAAAGACATCACCGACCTTGCCGGCAAGCTGCTGCACAACCCGGAACGCATCGAAGTGACGCCGCCGAACACCACGGTCGAGCGCATCGAGCAACGCGTGTTCCGTCTGCCGGCCAGCCACAAGCGTGCCTTGCTGGCGCACTTGATCACCGCCGGCGCGTGGGAACAGGTGCTGGTGTTCACCCGCACCAAGCACGGCGCCAACCGTCTGGCCGAGTACCTGGACAAGCACGGCCTGCCGGCTGTAGCGATCCACGGTAACAAGAGCCAGAATGCGCGCACCAAAGCCCTGGCCGACTTCAAGGCCGGCGAAGTGCGCATTCTGGTTGCCACCGACATCGCTGCCCGGGGCCTGGACATCGACCAGCTGCCTCACGTGGTCAACTTCGAGCTGCCGAACGTCGATGAAGACTACGTGCACCGTATCGGCCGTACCGGCCGTGCCGGTCGTTCGGGCGAGGCGATCTCGCTGGTCGCGCCGGACGAAGAAAAACTGCTGAAAAGCATCGAGCGCATGACCAAGCAGAAGATCGCCGACGGCGACCTGATGGGCTTCGATTCGAGCACCATTGAAGCCGAGAAACCGGAAGCCCGCGAGCGTCCGGACATGCGCAACCCGCGTAATCCTCGCGGCCCGCGCGGCGACGGCCCGAATGGCGGCGGCGGTGGCGGCGGCCGTAAAGACAAGGGCAAGGACAAGGGCAAGGAAAAACCCGCCGGCGAACGTGGCGAGCGCCCTGCCCGCCAGCAGAAGCCGCGCGAAGGTACGCCGAGCCGCGAACAGCGTCCGAGCCAGCCACCGCGTGCAGCGGCGGATCGTGCGCCGGACGAGTTCCTCGACGACGAAATCGATAACTTCGGCAACCGCGTTGATTACGTGCCGAAAGCCGCACCGGCCGGCGGCCGTGGTCGTCGCCCAGGCGCACCGGCCCAAGGCGCAGGTGCCGGCGCACCGCGCGGCGGTCAGTCGCAAGGTCGCCAGAACGGCCCGCGCAACAGCAACGGTTCGAGCACCGGCACCCCACCGGCCAAACGCAGCGGCCCGCGCAACGGCGCACCGCGCGACGGTCAGGGCCGTCGTGACGAGTCTTCGTCGTCCTCGCGCAACCGCCGTCCAGCCCGTGACGATCAGCCACGTAGCGAGCCAGCCGTGCAAAATCCGCGCAGCACCGGGCCGAAGATCATGCACAAGGAATCGAAAGCCGACCGCTTTCCGACCCCTGAGCAGCTCGATCAACTGCCAAGCCGCCCGCGCGGCGAAAAACCAGCACTGCTGACCCGCAATCGCTGA